Genomic DNA from Corallococcus silvisoli:
CTGGCCGTGGTCGTTGAGGCCCCAGCAGCGCGCCTTGCCGGTGCTCAGCAGGGCACAGGTGTGCGCGCCCCCCGCCGTCACGGCGTACGCCGACGACCCGCCCAGGTTGACGATCTCGGCGGTCGGCGTGGGGAGCGTGCTGCTCTTGCCGTAGCCGAGCTGGCCATACGCGCCATACCCCCAGCACTTGACGGCGCCGAAGCTCATCAACGCGCAGGTGTGGTCCGCGCCAGCGGCGACCTGGAGTGCCGTGCCATACAGCTCGACGGAGCCGACCGACGCGGGCGTCTCGTTGTCACCCACGTTGATGAAGTAGGGGGAGTAGGGCGCGGAGTAGTAGCCCGGATAACCGAGCTGCCCGTTGTTGTTGTAGCCCCAGCAGACCACCCGGCCGGTGCTCAACAAGGCACAGGTGTGGGCCTTGCCCGCGCTGAGCTGGAGGACCGGCCCGCCCACGTCCACGTCGCCCGCGGTGGCCGGCGTCTCGTTGTCGCCAATCGTCGCGGCGTTCCCGTAACCGAGCTGGCCGAACTCGCCCTGGCCCCAGCAGCGCACCTTGCCCGTGGTGAGCAACGCGCAGGTGTGGGACGCCCCCGCGGTGAGGTCCTGCACCGGGCCCCCTACGTCCACGTCCCCCGCGCTCCAGACCCACTCGTTGTCCCCCACGTCCTGGGTGTGGCCGTAGCCGAGCTGGCCCTGGCTGTTGGCGCCCCAGCAGCGCACCTTGCCCGTGTTGAGGACCGCGCAGGTGTGCTCCGCGCCGGCGGCGAGCTTCACCGCGCGGCCCCCCAGGCCCACGTAGCCCTCGCTGGCGACCGGCTCCCCGTCGCCGATGTTGGCGGTGTGGCCATAGCCGAGCTGGCCATGGGTGTTGCCGCCCCAGCAGCGCACGAAGCCGCCCTCGAGCAGGGCACAGGTGTGGCCGCGCCCCGTCACCACCTGGGTCGCGTTGCCCACGAGGTTGACGTTGCCGGCGGTGTAGGGGTGCTCGTTGTCGCCGATGTCCAGCGTGTGCTCATAGCCAAGCTGCCCGGAGGCATTGAGGCCCCAGCACCGGACGTTGGCGTTGTCGAAGAGCACGCACGTGTGGCGCTCTCCGGCCTGGATGGAGATGAGCCCGTTGAGGTTGCCCACGTCATAGGGGTTGTCCGGGAACTGCCCGGGCGCCAGCACGTACTTCAGCGTCGTCTGCCCGCCGTCCACGTCCGTCACCTGGAGCACCAGCTCGCCCTGCACCGCCGGGGAGTAGCCGCTCATCGTGGTGGGATTGGACTGGCTGGCGAAGGCGGGCGCGGGGTCGAACGAGCCCTGGGGGTTGAAGCTCCACACGTAGGTCAGCGTCGAGGCCGCGCTGTCATCCGCGACGGCCGCCTCCCAGAGGACGTCCCCGGTGCCCGCGCGCCGCGTGGCCTTGAGGGCTTGGATGACCGGGTTGAAGAGCACATGCACGCGCGTGTCGATGGCGTCGGACGACGGGTCCACCGGCAGCACCTTCGTCTTGAAGGTCGTCTTGACGGAGTGGCCGGCCGCGTTG
This window encodes:
- a CDS encoding RCC1 domain-containing protein, whose translation is MHREIDSSRGRRLGALLPLLLMSALAGLEGCKPSESVPADETSTAVFSIDVDEPASGGGTGGAGRVSSFANFSFTSVARIRIDVLETATSAPLFKGVDLTVAGGTWSGTVPFLPRNKGLTFQARATGLKGELFFSGSTDRTLTGDNENVVIVLAPVSDGETITLPRIKKITIPAEFPPGKRGNIDFLVEASTGESLRYVITAGSGGGSFSPVQGNLQLLGTTGTFVSQYVPPPVKTVTEFTHDVLVTNAAGHSVKTTFKTKVLPVDPSSDAIDTRVHVLFNPVIQALKATRRAGTGDVLWEAAVADDSAASTLTYVWSFNPQGSFDPAPAFASQSNPTTMSGYSPAVQGELVLQVTDVDGGQTTLKYVLAPGQFPDNPYDVGNLNGLISIQAGERHTCVLFDNANVRCWGLNASGQLGYEHTLDIGDNEHPYTAGNVNLVGNATQVVTGRGHTCALLEGGFVRCWGGNTHGQLGYGHTANIGDGEPVASEGYVGLGGRAVKLAAGAEHTCAVLNTGKVRCWGANSQGQLGYGHTQDVGDNEWVWSAGDVDVGGPVQDLTAGASHTCALLTTGKVRCWGQGEFGQLGYGNAATIGDNETPATAGDVDVGGPVLQLSAGKAHTCALLSTGRVVCWGYNNNGQLGYPGYYSAPYSPYFINVGDNETPASVGSVELYGTALQVAAGADHTCALMSFGAVKCWGYGAYGQLGYGKSSTLPTPTAEIVNLGGSSAYAVTAGGAHTCALLSTGKARCWGLNDHGQLGYANTFNLGDDELPSAAGDIQVLAPPVGP